A DNA window from Acinetobacter sp. 10FS3-1 contains the following coding sequences:
- a CDS encoding GntP family permease → MIGLIGIVLSLILLMYLAYKGFSVIILAPALALFAVLWSGYSHELLGFYSQVFMTGLGGYIIKYFPLFLLGAIFGKLMEDSGSANTIANFFVNNLGHHRAMLSIVLSCAVLTYGGVSLFVVGFAVFPIAAALFRELNIPKRLIPGAIMLGALTFTMTALPGTPAIQNAIPMPFFGTDLYAAPGLGIISSIFMLIAGMWWLNRRIAHAAANNEGYGNHIEHHQGPRHQAGPSLMIAFTPIIVVIVTNLVLTKLILPQLDVSYLATDKFGNTSLNSVVGLWAIICALVLACLTIIFCNWNRIANVKESLQQGVSSSFLPIFNTASEVGYGSVIASLAGFLILRDFLVGLAPHNPLISEAIVINVLAGITGSASGGLSIALNTMGETYMNLATEFGINPELMHRVASMASGALDSLPHNGAVITIITLCGLTHKQSYYDMFVVAVIIPLIALTGVITLGTMFGSF, encoded by the coding sequence ATGATAGGACTGATAGGAATTGTCTTATCCTTAATATTGCTCATGTATCTAGCATATAAAGGATTTAGCGTAATTATTTTGGCACCTGCTTTAGCATTATTTGCCGTGCTCTGGAGCGGGTATAGTCATGAATTACTCGGGTTTTACTCGCAAGTTTTTATGACTGGCCTCGGTGGTTACATCATCAAATATTTCCCATTATTTTTACTTGGTGCCATTTTTGGGAAATTAATGGAGGATTCAGGTTCAGCAAATACTATTGCTAACTTCTTCGTCAATAACTTAGGTCATCACCGTGCAATGCTTTCGATTGTATTGTCATGTGCAGTGCTGACATATGGTGGGGTGTCGCTGTTTGTTGTTGGTTTTGCAGTCTTTCCAATTGCAGCTGCATTATTTAGAGAACTAAATATTCCTAAACGGTTAATTCCAGGTGCAATCATGTTAGGTGCATTGACCTTTACAATGACTGCGTTACCAGGTACACCAGCGATTCAGAATGCTATTCCAATGCCTTTTTTTGGAACAGATCTTTATGCGGCCCCTGGTTTGGGAATAATTTCCTCAATTTTTATGCTGATTGCAGGTATGTGGTGGCTTAATCGTAGAATTGCGCATGCTGCTGCAAATAATGAGGGCTATGGCAATCATATAGAACATCATCAAGGTCCCCGTCACCAAGCAGGTCCTAGCTTGATGATCGCATTTACCCCGATTATTGTGGTGATTGTGACCAACCTTGTTTTAACTAAATTGATCTTACCTCAACTTGACGTTTCATATTTGGCCACAGATAAATTTGGTAATACCTCTCTTAACTCTGTTGTTGGTTTATGGGCCATTATCTGCGCTTTAGTACTTGCCTGTTTAACTATTATTTTTTGTAACTGGAACAGGATTGCCAATGTTAAAGAGTCACTACAACAAGGTGTATCTTCTTCTTTCTTGCCTATTTTTAATACAGCATCAGAAGTAGGTTATGGCTCAGTCATCGCCTCCTTGGCTGGCTTCCTCATTCTTAGGGATTTTCTTGTAGGGCTTGCACCTCATAATCCTCTAATCTCAGAGGCAATCGTAATTAATGTCTTAGCCGGAATTACAGGTTCTGCTTCTGGTGGTTTGAGTATTGCCTTAAATACGATGGGTGAAACCTATATGAATTTGGCAACAGAATTCGGAATCAATCCAGAACTTATGCATCGTGTGGCCTCCATGGCTTCTGGTGCTCTTGATTCCCTCCCTCACAACGGTGCGGTAATTACCATTATTACTTTATGTGGACTAACACATAAACAATCCTATTATGACATGTTTGTCGTCGCAGTCATTATTCCATTAATTGCACTGACTGGTGTTATTACACTTGGAACAATGTTTGGTTCTTTCTAA